One Lepisosteus oculatus isolate fLepOcu1 chromosome 4, fLepOcu1.hap2, whole genome shotgun sequence genomic window, CAACAGTAGAAATAGTGACGTGTGGAGGTTGTGGAACTCGAATTGAGGAGACTGTGGAGTGGGGGAGCAACACGTTTTGGGTCTGGGACTTAAATCTCGTTGAACACAGTGACCTTTTCCTCAGTAAGGTCCCTGTGTTTTACTAGGGGCATAGTGGCTGTGGGGATGTGAAATTGCCGAGCTCTGTGCGGTCCTTCCTGGCGTAGCCTCACCCTGCGTCCGCTTCCCTTCCTCGTTGTGCAGGCCCAGCTGTCCCTGCAGCTGCAGCGGGAGAGCCACctgaagcagcagcagctgatCGCGGAGAGGGGGAAGCGGGCCAAGCGTGAGGAGAGCCAGCGGACCCAGCCGCCGGCCGGCCCCGCCGAGAGGGAGCAGGCCCTGCCGCTGCAGTCCCTGTTCGCCGCCGCTGCCGCCGCCCGGAGCGAGACGGCCCGCCGGGGCGCGGCGCCGACCGCCGAGGAGCGGGAGTACGACACCTGGCTGTACCTGCTCAAGAACAAAGGGGCGCCGGCCGAGCCCTGCGCCGGCAGCAAGGCCCTCAAGGACGACCGGACCCGCCTGGAGGAGCAGGAGACGGCCCTCGCCGACCTCAGGAAGCTGGTGGATTTCCTCCTGGCCGAGAACGAGAAGCTGACGCAGGAGAACCAGCGGCTGAAGACGGAGAACGCCAGGCTGAAGAGGGCCCCCCTGGAGAGGGAGCCCTACGCCGACGCGGATTTCGTGGAGAAGTCCGAGCTGTGGGGGCTGTCGCAGCCCTCGGAGGACAGGAAGGCAAAGGACATTCCGATTCCGCACCTCCCGCCCCTGGAAATGCCAGCTCAGGACATCTCGCTGGAGGACCTGCCACCTGTGGAGCTGCCCGAGGACATCCAGAATGAACTGCAGGAGCTCCTGGACAGGGTCAAGCTGTAGCCAGGTCTGCGCAGCTGGACGGGGAAACTGGAGGAACTACAGACGAGGACATGGCGAATCTAAAGGGAGACTCTTGCGCTTGCTGGCGCGCAGAGAGCTGTTTCAATGGGGAAATGCACCACCGCACCAAGTGTTCACTGGTAGCCTGCAGATCAAACAGCTACCACAAGGTGGTACTATTAGCTGAGCGTTGTCATGGACTGTACTCCCAAGGTACTGCAGCTATTTCACCTGATCTTTAGTAGGATTTTGTGCCTTTTGCTGAATCTTTTTAAAAGTAGGTTGTGTTGTGGGGGGGGTGTCGCACAAAATGATTACATTAATTGCGGCCAAGGAAGACAtttcctctctcttcatgcacAGATCCCACCTTGCAATCGTATCTGAGAGGGTGCGACTGAAAAATTGTCATGTTTCGTATTTTTTCATCTAGGTTTCCCCACTGTTGCTCTAAAAATACAAGGTATCTCAATATCATATCTTTTCCAGGGTTAGCGATACAGCCTCAGGTGATTACAGTCTGATGGCTTAGATGTTTGTTCCCTGTTAGCTCCAGTATACAGAGGAACACAAGATTATAAAGTTTCTTattggaaaaaatgtatttctcaaTGTGTGACTTCACATTACTCAGCTCTTTGTACTTCTTTGGTGGAAACAAAATGAACACTGTGATCTACATTCATAGTCTGTGGAATCCTGCAATTTAATTAGTCACTTTGCTGTGTAAAGTAAGGAAGGATGGAAATATAATAATCGGAGGCCTTGCCCCAAAATCTGTGACAATTGTTATCTGGCCCATAGGAAGGAAATGGCTAGACTGTGTCCTTACAATTGTGTCAATATTAGTTTTCCAAAATGTATAACTATTGCTCTAAATGACTCTCATTGTTTGATTGTGGCTGAGGTTGCCTAAGGTGTTGATTTTGTTGCTTGGGCATATTAAGCAGCAGTTTGGTTTAGTGGAAATGTGGATGATCAGGTTGATGTCAAAAGAAGGACTTTTGTTCTGTATTCTGATGTTTCTAACCTACACAGAACGTGGCattattttatgttgtttaCCATTTAATGCTTTGGTATGCTACAGAAGCTAAAAGGTTGCGATAAGTAACACAAaccattacaaaaaataatctaaatgtTATAAACTGCTTTTACTCGCCTTATATGGTAATTCTACTGCCTAAATTGTAGAATTGctagatttttattttcctcctaAGAAATTCACAGAACTCCACTTTGAGGGTCACTTACTAACAGTCTTTTCATTTCACAGTATCTCTAATGCAAATCAATGGTGAAGCTGTGCTTTAAGAAGAGTGCTTTGGTGCTTCGATAACAGTGTAGTCAGGATCAAAAAGCAAAAATCCTTTTGCTCAATATGAAATGTAGTCCTGTTTGAGGTACCTCATCTTCCATTTTTTCAAGTTAATTTGTACTGTAATTAGTAGTCATTTACAGACTCATGAGTGATTGTTAATGCCACACTGATATACATTTTCAGGTCATTGCATTTGAATATGCATAATGGAGAAGTACAAATATAGGTATGATGCTAAATTTAAGCACTAACCTGGATTAATCAGCATCCAGATATAGTGAGAGTTTTCAATGTGATCTAACCTTTGGAGCCAAGGAGAAGAACGGCTGATATTTATGTTTTCTAAAGAGGGAACCAAATCAGCAATGTTTTTATGTCTAAATAATTGGTTTACATAAAGTAATCAGGGTgcatctgaatattttttttgtattattgctTGACGTcaatctaaaaagaaaatatgtgcTAATGAAATTCTCAATTAACGATGTTATTGTTATGTTAT contains:
- the nrbf2b gene encoding nuclear receptor-binding factor 2b; translation: MEVVESPLNLAHQQSRKADRLLAAGKHEEAITCHGRAADLLTEAMKLTQCEQAQLSLQLQRESHLKQQQLIAERGKRAKREESQRTQPPAGPAEREQALPLQSLFAAAAAARSETARRGAAPTAEEREYDTWLYLLKNKGAPAEPCAGSKALKDDRTRLEEQETALADLRKLVDFLLAENEKLTQENQRLKTENARLKRAPLEREPYADADFVEKSELWGLSQPSEDRKAKDIPIPHLPPLEMPAQDISLEDLPPVELPEDIQNELQELLDRVKL